The genomic window CCCATGAGGAATCTGGATGACCCGGACCTCTTCTGATTTCCAGACCTCGTTGAACTGCCCGGAGAACTTGGTGTCGGCGTCGCGGATCAGGAATCGGGGTTTGACGCTTTGTTCGTCGCACCATATCAAGGCGTTGCGGGCCTGTTGAGTTACCCAGCCGCCGTCGGGAGAACAGGTCGGAGCACTGCAATGGACCCTCCTGCTGCCCAGGTGGATGAAGACCAGAGCGTAGGCCGTCATTTTGATGTTTCGGAAAAATAAAAAAATTGGACCTCAGTCAGCTATCAGTTGGTTTTATCATATCGATAAACCTGGTTTTTGTTTGATGCCTTATCAGACGAAAGAAAATTCTTTAGATTGATCTTGTTGAGCCAGGAATCGCCAAAATCCAAGAAAGGGCGCAGCTATCCCGTGGAGGGAGTGTCAGGAGAAGGCGACTTGAAATTCAGCCCGTGTCAATTTAAGGGGCTTTGGGAGACTCGCGGAGACGAACGCCATGACCTTTATACAGATTCTACAAAGCAATGGATCATCTCCCCGAAATGCGGTTTGCCGTTCGCGCCAGACCGCAGCAGGTTTGACGTTTGCCGATGGTGGGAGCAGTTTGTCGGTGAGTTTTCGGTATACAGCCTTCACCCGACTGGCCAACAGCCCGTAGTGCCTGATTACATTGAAGTAGTGAGGAGGAATATGTTGAACCAGCTTTCGGATGAATTCGACCGTGCGTAGCGTGTAAAGGACTGGACGTTCGTGGTTCCGGTAGTCTTTGAACTCAAAAGTGATCATTTCGCCGGTGTAGTCCTTGATGCGGAGTTCTGAGAGCGGTGGGCGGCGGGCATATCGGCCAAGGTATTTGACGGTGCATATGAGGTTTTGCCTCTCTCCTGAGGCATGGACAAAGAAGCCTTTTTTGTAGAGCTGCTTGAGGTCATCAAAAAAGCTCTGTATGACGCCAGGATCGGAAAAGGGTCTGAAGTCTGGGTCAGGGGTATCTGATTTCAGATTTTTGAGGATGTGTTCCTTGAGGTGCTTGATGAGCAGGGCTTGGTATCGCTTATGGAGAACTTTGTAAGGAAAGTCATGGCATTCGATCCAGCTGGGATTGTCCGTCACAACGGTCACGATCCTCTTTTGGGCTGTGGGATTTTTTCTTTTCCGCTCCATGAAGCGTGTGTACCGTTCTGCCTTACCAGACAGCATCAACCCGCCGGCACTAATGATGATGTGGATGTGGACGTGACGTTTGAGGTCGCTGCCAAATGTGTGAAGGACGGCGGTAATTGCCGGAAGGAATCCTTGCTCGGCGCAAAAAGAGATCAAGGTTTCGGCACAAGCCGCGAAAACGGCATTCAGCAAGGCACGTTTCTCAAAGAGCAACTCCCTGAACTGGGATGGGACGGTGAAGGTGATGTGGAAATACCCGCAGTTTGGAAACATCTGATTCATCCCGGCAACCCAGCGATCCACCTGGACCTTGGCACATACCGAGCAGAAACGGCTCTTGCAG from Magnetococcales bacterium includes these protein-coding regions:
- a CDS encoding integrase, translated to MTAYALVFIHLGSRRVHCSAPTCSPDGGWVTQQARNALIWCDEQSVKPRFLIRDADTKFSGQFNEVWKSEEVRVIQIPHG
- a CDS encoding transposase → MNCREPDGLGFVTFACPDHPDQTCQVPRSCKSRFCSVCAKVQVDRWVAGMNQMFPNCGYFHITFTVPSQFRELLFEKRALLNAVFAACAETLISFCAEQGFLPAITAVLHTFGSDLKRHVHIHIIISAGGLMLSGKAERYTRFMERKRKNPTAQKRIVTVVTDNPSWIECHDFPYKVLHKRYQALLIKHLKEHILKNLKSDTPDPDFRPFSDPGVIQSFFDDLKQLYKKGFFVHASGERQNLICTVKYLGRYARRPPLSELRIKDYTGEMITFEFKDYRNHERPVLYTLRTVEFIRKLVQHIPPHYFNVIRHYGLLASRVKAVYRKLTDKLLPPSANVKPAAVWRERQTAFRGDDPLLCRICIKVMAFVSASLPKPLKLTRAEFQVAFS